The genomic DNA TCTCACACACTTTTGTTACTTGTTGCTAACATGCATATACATTTCTAGTTATATACTCAAATGAGCACACTTGTGCACACATATGTCATTAAGGCCACAAGCATATACAAAATGTAGCACATGTTCTTGTGAGCCTCCATGCTgtgtacacatatgcacactATCTACTTGTTTCTACTGACACGCCTCTGTTGAATTTCAATCACTCTGACCATCCTTACACACCTACTTAGATTTCTATTAACACTCAGCCGTGCCTCTGCTGAGAATGTATGTTTCTATTTTAACACGCCCACTAGGAAGTTACCATTTTGTTATATCAAGGTGCACTTGTGTATCTAccattctttctgcttccctcaaaTTAAAGCTATGTGGCACAACTTTGCCACATCAAGCCCCTTCTCTATTTATCCTCAACTCAAATGCTAgctgacatccccccccccccacgctaATCCATCCCCCAAATTTAATGTGGTCTTTCCCTTCTGCTTTATATTTTATGTTCTGTCGGTACAGGAATGTTCATGAAGTGGGCAGTTTCTATCCTATGCCATCATCCACTCCCAGGGTATCTGGCAATACATCTTTCCTGTAGCCTCAGGTCAATGACAACTTCAGTCATACCTCAGATTGATGGTTTGTGACTCATCCCAAAGGAGAGGGGAGACAGACATAGACAGAGAGACCCAAAGACACTCACAGTTGCTACCATTCAGCACCCTTACATTCCACATGAGAGGCAAGGTCCTTGGGAGAAAGGGTTACATTGTCAGTGTGACAACCCCACAGGAGCAGCAGGGTTCATTTATGCACAAAAGAGAGACAGATTCAGCAAGCTGTTTCTTCATATTGCTGGGAACTCCCATGAGACACCCCCAGGAGGCATCAGAAAGAGGGATAGATAGGTGGTGCATGAAAGCAATGTTGTCTCTTGTAACAATCTCCGTTTTCCTATTGTCCTCGGAGGTTAAGTGGTCACTAGGAGGGGAATGTCTATCTGATGGACGTGCTTCCAATTCCTAGTCAGAACCAGTGACTGTTTTCCACCAAGCACAGAGGGGTGTGCGTATGTTTCTGTCTTTCACCATCCATCAAAGTTCCTCCGACTGTCACCCTGATATAAACCACCATTTACTTAAACATCCCTCCCTTCCCTGCATCCCCTCGAAAGCACCCTGTTCCCCCATCAGCCAAAATAGGGATTCTCATTCTGGAAGTTATAATCTGGACAGACTTTCTGGACCAGCTTGTAGTCGATACTGAAGAATGAGATGAAGATGCAAATGACCTTAAAAGGCTTGGCACACAGCCAGGCAGCATGGCTCTGCGTGTGCTCAGTGAAGCAGATCTTGGAGGGGTCATAGAGGCAAGGCTTGTTCTTGCGTGCCCGGTTGGTCTTCTCATACTCTACATGGCAGTTGAAGGTCTTGGATTCCTTGGGCTCAGCTAAAGTGGACTGCTGGGGGTGGAGGTGTTGTGTTTGGATAGGGGGGACCAAAACATCAAACTCAACAACCTTAGTTGGTGGCACAATGCTCACTGAGACATTGCCCAAACTGGAGGAGTTGTGACGGAAATAGACACTGAAGGTACCATTAATATGATCCACGATCTTGCCTGTCACTAGTAGGCTGAACTTCAGGGTCTTGATGTTGAAATAGAAGTCCCCCCAGCCAAAGATTTTCTTGGTACGTCCTGCTTTCATGGAAGGCTTCCTTTTGGCCCGCTGGTTGAAGTGTTCCATTGCTGTCTGGTTCTTACTCCAGTCCCAGGGTGTCATGGCACCACTGTATGGATCCAGCTTAGCTTTGGATGGCTCACTGGAAAATATCCGGGCAGGGTTGAGTGAGTGAGGTTTCAAAGCAGTGCCATATGGCCCAGGTTTCAAGACGCCTGGGGGACTCATCTCCAGATAGTTCAGGGTCTTGGTCACATGGCCCTCAACGAATACAACCTaccaaagagaagagagaaatggggagTTTTGAGTTAGACCAAGTATGCTCTGGGAGTCTTTACTTATGCATAAACTTCAGTTCTTCCCTGTGCAGTGCCCATGGGAAGCACTTTAGGTATGCTTAGGACTCCAAAAACTTTATAGCCTAATATTCTTTGGGTTAGCCTTTCCTAAACCAGCACTCTTCAGTGCTGGATTTGAGTTTACTAGGGCCACAGTGGGAGGTTTTGATGCTGTACTGTTAGAATTAACATGCAGAGATTCCAATCCCCAAAGCCTGGCCTAAAGAATTAAAAATGCCATGGCAAGGAAAAAGCACATTCAGCAGCTGCGCCAAACTATGCAACCAAGGTTGTtgccacaccacagaattaatgtagtttgacaccgatttaactgccatgactccatcctatggaatcctgggatttgttgcttgttgtggcaccagagctctctgacaaagaagggtaaatatctcacaaaatgacaaatcacagaattccatagcagtgagccatagagtggtgtcaaattgcattcattctgtggcgtagatgcagccaaaggtaTATTTGCATAAATTTATTCACAAAGCCTGCTCAGTTTGGACCACATGGGGAGGTTCTGCTTTAATTTTAGAGTTGAAACAGCTGTGATATATGACCAGAATTATTTAAATATCTATGCCACCGTGTGGAGTTGGAAAGACCCTGATTTTGACCAGAATGAGATATGAATTGTTTAACTGAGAGGTGGATCgaacaatatttattatttattttatttatattcagttTTTCTCTCTGAAGGGACCAAGGTGtctcacagtttaaaaaaaaaacagtacaataacatTTTAACAGTTAAAGTAAtttgaaaacaatataaaattacattaaaaaatattagAAGTTACAAGGCAATACACATGCTCAATATAAAAAATACTGTGGCATGCTTTAGGttttaaatgcttgcttaaataaaaacatcttagcCTGCCGTCAAAAGGCAAACAGAGAGGGGGCCcgtctagcctcctgtggaagagaGTTCCGCATGTGACCTATGAACCAAACGCCTCCCTGCAATACCTACTAACATCACCACCCTGCCACATTTGCTGCCATAAACAGTGGCAAAATGCACAGTCTTTCCTTTAAATTTGCTGTTGTTCTTGCAATTTGAAGCATAGTTGTGTTTCCAAATGGGGAATGGTTTCCCCATGCACCttctttcaaaacagaaatgctcaatgtaaagtttttttttaatcattgccACTCCAATGGCAGGCAGCGTATGTGGACCCTGGAGTCACCTGACTTTCAGGCGGAGCTGTGCCCCTACACAGATTCTGTTTTGCCACTACAGCCAAAATGTAGCTGTCCAAAAGACAGCCTAGCGTGGTCTCTCACAACACACTGGAATCTgattgttggaagatttttgcattctctttctccctccttagatAGACAAGGATTTCCTGCATTTCTCATTCAAACTAAGCAtatgatttaggtcactccccctttgggactaacagacattctctcAAGATTTTCTCCTGAAgtgcatgttttccatcttcctcctctctcatctttctttggaaagatggtgataCAGtgacctgaactattcactagatagattaggatatagcttttatgtaaatatagattaaagccactggtaaatttttgttttaaactacaagctatgtgtttgttgttttttgagtgAGTCTCAGTTATTAGGGAAGCATAGGCACGGTACACTGCACCAGGAAAAGGCGGCCAGGTGCTGCCTCTCGTTGCTGTGCAGCggtaccgcagcaaccaaattgtgcggtaCCGCTGCTCAGCAAAAAAGGAACATGCagaagtggcttctttttgtggcaaaGCACCGGAGATGTTGcaatgatgtcacagctgtgcacaccatttggacatggcgtAGCTGCAACATCATTGCTAAGCGCGCCGTCTGTACGGCGCTGCACAGCAGTGATGCCCTGgccatgtgctagggttgcggggcatgtggtcGCTCCATCCCCGGGCAActctagcatgtgatgagggcatccctAAAGGCCTgtttgtaccgggccatagttagacaaggcacatttctgctactctgctaatttaaagctagacctcACAGgattggctttgacattttttatttttaaatgtttttgtttccttacaaaaggctgaagccttaggaaacttaaataaCCTCTACACTGAAGAGAAGATTTCCACCACGTTTATGCTAAACTAACTCACCTCAAAAAAGTAATGGCGCTTAGCCTCAATCAAGGAGActatggccctgagcctgcaggatctgagctaCTGAgggcaggggggcttggagatgtctcattcacagggttcccATGAGTTGAGGCctactcgagggcagttaacaacaaccagaAATGGAGGGTGGATCATAAATGCACTGGGCACTAGCCAAGGTGGTCAATGGATAGATTTGAATGAAGAGGCCACCTTCAAGTCTGCCAGATATTGGGAACAAACAAGTGGTGCATTGCTTCTGCTGCTCATAAACATCTCTCTGAAGCATCTGGTTGTGCCTGAACATTGGAGTCTGAGTTAAATGAACCAAAAGGCTAGCCCATCTGGCCACTTTGATATGAGGCATTCAGTCCCTATGGTCCAGTAGGCAGGCTTAAGCCTTCTGTGTTCTTTCAGAATTTCTCTTCTTCTCAGTCTTTCCATCTTATCCACTCACAGATCTTGCCTCAGCTTCCCTATCAACACCATGCCAATTGTGTCACTGGTTCCGTCTGACCCAAGAAAACTTTCTTGCCAAGACAGCAGCTGGCTGACAGGCCATGATGGATGAATGGCACTTCTTTGCCATCGCCAGCACTGTTAGATTCACAGGTATGTGGCCTATTCATCAACTATGGCATTGTTGTCCATCTACCCAGTGGGTGAATTATTCAGACACAGCAAGGTTTATAGGGTGGCTCTTGAAGTGGACTCTGAGAAGGAAATACTATACTTTGGCCTATACAACATTCCGACAATcatagaagagaccccaaagtgACCTTGTCCCTTCCCTTTGTTCCCCAAGTGGCGAAAGTCAAAGGGAAGGGAGATTTCAGACCTAGGCGTGAtctgctttgtattttaacagaACCAGTTAAAAATGGAAGGGGAAGGAACAGAACAAGACCCAAAATGAAAGCACAGGCAATTGAGCCACTTGCTCCCTGGGCATGTATGTGTTTTCAAGCTGCCTGTCGACATATGGTGTCACCATGAATTTCAAAGAGTTTTCTTAGAGAAGGAATAGGAggctagtgtctagatcaagggaaataatagtgccactctattctgctctgctcaggtgtcacttggaatactgtgtctggttctgggcaccacaattcaaaaaggatattgagaaactgaagcgtgtccagaggaaagtgaccaaaatggtgaaaggtctggaagccctatgaagagcagattagggaactgggtatgttttgcctgagaagagaaggttgggaggtgacatgatagccccgtttaaatatttgaaagggagtcatactgaggatggagtgaacttgttttctgcagctctagagactaggattcaaactatagaaaaatagattctacctaaatattatgaagaactttctgatggtaagagctgtttgacagtggaatacattgccttggcagagtctccttccttcaaggtttttaaacggaggctttgattttgtgttccttcatggcagggggatggactggatggtccttgtggtctcttccaaccctatggttctaagaaatactcagaagtgtttttgctagtttcctcctctgaaatatagcctataataCCTGGCgttggttggcagtctcccacccaagtacactttcacaaaacaaaaataaaggtgCACAATTTCTGAGAGAAATTCTAGTTATACTTTTCTTGCTTCCAGGCCACACTTTGCTGACAAAACCTGAGACAACCAGAAGTAAGAGTAAGTAACAGATGCTTTGCTCTCAAGAATCTTCATAGTGGTAAAGAAATGAGCAGAAACTAACCATTCGGGCCACAGGGTATTACCAGCAAAACATCAAGTTTAAAAGAAGACACTCATGCCTAACAAAATAGAGAAATCCAGTAATTTGTGAACGTTTTCACTTTCTATTGACCAATTTCTGGAGGCCCCACAGCACACCACTCATTAAGCACACCCAGCAGTGTGATCATTTTGAAAAACCATGGCA from Sceloporus undulatus isolate JIND9_A2432 ecotype Alabama chromosome 2, SceUnd_v1.1, whole genome shotgun sequence includes the following:
- the NXPH4 gene encoding neurexophilin-4, with the translated sequence MSPPGVLKPGPYGTALKPHSLNPARIFSSEPSKAKLDPYSGAMTPWDWSKNQTAMEHFNQRAKRKPSMKAGRTKKIFGWGDFYFNIKTLKFSLLVTGKIVDHINGTFSVYFRHNSSSLGNVSVSIVPPTKVVEFDVLVPPIQTQHLHPQQSTLAEPKESKTFNCHVEYEKTNRARKNKPCLYDPSKICFTEHTQSHAAWLCAKPFKVICIFISFFSIDYKLVQKVCPDYNFQNENPYFG